A section of the Salmo salar chromosome ssa05, Ssal_v3.1, whole genome shotgun sequence genome encodes:
- the LOC123743220 gene encoding protein asteroid homolog 1-like: MVGNDNVYFGITWEDNEDKPRVGSKVRQAEERFPTLERILKWLASVQEKKKALELMPSLIGDKNADVVSRGMIDYDIPETLPSYLEGFFSNDVAPGLDCLPTPLRVLPDWTLLLLMKGKLPSRIVNVLLHKRVMQSAQVENHALVSGNTTSQFIRQVLYGLLLLGSSPVKEHDRKGKNLRTDGRKADPSSQKVSEVKEYDREGTELTYRMVKAILPSAAQHLQLDTLDKAPHSVRLEVFLETLRCVPVHFEWYPTSSGTSCGCYLLLAEARPSPTRPSSPAGPATRTGLWRVLQREEVPGSGGRGTRVGEAERADSESCRS, translated from the exons ATGGTAGGAAATGACAATGTCTATTTTGGCATCACGTGGGAGGACAATGAAGACAAGCCGCGTGTGGGAAGCAAAGTAAGACAAGCCGAAGAGAGATTTCCTACCTTGGAACGCATCCTGAAATGGCTGGCCAGCgtccaggagaaaaagaaggccTTGGAGTTAATGCCCAGTCTTATTGGAGACAAGAATGCTGACGTCGTCTCTAGGGGCATGATAGACTATGATATTCCAGAGACTCTACCCAGTTACCTGGAGGGGTTCTTCAGCAATGACGTGGCGCCTGGCCTCGACTGTCTCCCAACGCCTCTGAGGGTCCTGCCAGATTGGACCCTGCTGCTGTTGATGAAGGGTAAGCTTCCCTCCCGCATTGTGAACGTGCTGCTGCATAAGAGGGTGATGCAGAGTGCTCAAGTGGAAAATCACGCCTTGGTCAGTGGGAACACCACCTCTCAGTTCATACGGCAGGTACTCTATGGGCTGCTGCTGCTTGGGAGCTCCCCAGTGAAGGAGCATGACAGGAAAGGCAAGAACCTCAGAACCGATGGGAGGAAGGCGGACCCGAGCAGTCAAAAGGTCTCAGAGGTGAAAGAGTATGACAGGGAAGGCACGGAGCTGACATACAGAATGGTTAAAGCCATCCTGCCCAGTGCTGCACAACACCTGCAGCTAGACACGCTGGATAAG GCTCCACATTCAGTGCGGCTTGAGGTGTTTTTGGAAACCCTTCGGTGTGTCCCAGTCCACTTTGAATGGTATCCCACCTCATCTGGAACTTCCTGTGGCTGTTACCTACTACTGGCTGAGGCACGCCCATCCCCAACCAGACCGTCCTCTCCTGCAGGCCCTGCTACTAGGACTGGTCTATGGAGAGTTCTGCAGAGAGAGGAAGTGCCAGGGAG TGGAGGCCGAGGGACCCGTGTTGGAGAGGCTGAGAGAGCTGACTCAGAATCCTGTAGGAGCTGA